Proteins encoded by one window of Desulfovibrio ferrophilus:
- the cobA gene encoding uroporphyrinogen-III C-methyltransferase → MADVYLIGAGPGDPGLLTVRAKELIETCDIVVYDYLANAEFLSYARPDAEIIYVGKKGGDHTLPQDKINDLLVDRASQGKSIARLKGGDPYVFGRGGEEAEELIAAGLTFEVVPGITAGVAAAAYAGIPVTHRDHTTSVCFITGHEDPTKEKSGHNWDVYAKSTSTLVFYMGVGNLPMIAEKLISGGRDPKTPAALVRWGTRCTQESMVATLETVADEAARRGFKAPSIIIVGGVCSLADKLSWFEKRPLMGKGVVVTRAREQASGFADTLREMGACAFQFPTIEINPLPDYAEVQAAIGQIENYDWLVFTSVNGVLKFWEQLDGMGLDTRVLGGRKVAAIGPATAEALVARGVRPDFVPPKYVAESVVAGLIERGVGQGTKVLIPRARVAREVLPEELSKAGADVTVLPVYETGLNEDGPEELVAKLDAGDIDYVTFTSSSTVENFFQLLAPEKLKQYPDVKLACIGPVTAKTLAEYGFTPDIQPEDYTIPALAAALAND, encoded by the coding sequence ATGGCAGACGTATATTTGATTGGTGCCGGCCCCGGTGATCCGGGCCTGCTGACTGTCCGGGCAAAGGAACTCATCGAGACCTGCGACATCGTTGTCTACGACTATCTGGCCAATGCGGAGTTCCTGAGCTACGCCCGGCCCGATGCCGAGATCATCTATGTCGGCAAGAAGGGTGGTGATCACACCCTGCCCCAGGACAAGATCAACGATCTGCTGGTGGACCGCGCCAGCCAGGGCAAGTCCATTGCCCGTTTGAAGGGTGGCGATCCGTATGTTTTTGGGCGTGGTGGTGAAGAGGCCGAAGAGCTTATCGCTGCGGGCCTGACCTTCGAGGTTGTCCCCGGCATTACTGCTGGCGTGGCTGCGGCTGCCTATGCAGGCATTCCGGTGACCCACCGTGACCACACCACCTCTGTCTGCTTCATCACCGGGCATGAGGATCCCACCAAGGAAAAGAGCGGCCACAACTGGGATGTGTACGCCAAGTCTACCTCGACTCTGGTGTTCTACATGGGCGTGGGCAATCTGCCCATGATCGCCGAGAAGCTGATTTCCGGTGGGCGTGATCCCAAGACCCCTGCTGCTTTGGTGCGTTGGGGCACCCGCTGCACCCAGGAATCCATGGTCGCCACGCTGGAGACAGTGGCTGACGAGGCTGCGCGCCGTGGCTTCAAGGCTCCGAGCATTATCATTGTGGGCGGAGTCTGCTCCCTGGCGGACAAGTTGTCCTGGTTCGAGAAGCGCCCGCTGATGGGCAAGGGCGTTGTCGTGACCCGTGCGCGTGAGCAGGCCAGCGGTTTTGCCGATACCCTGCGCGAGATGGGTGCCTGCGCCTTCCAGTTCCCGACCATCGAGATCAATCCCCTGCCGGATTACGCTGAGGTCCAGGCCGCCATCGGGCAGATCGAGAACTATGATTGGCTGGTGTTCACCTCGGTCAACGGCGTTCTCAAGTTCTGGGAGCAGTTGGATGGTATGGGGCTGGATACCCGAGTGCTGGGTGGTCGCAAAGTGGCTGCCATTGGCCCTGCGACGGCTGAGGCTCTTGTGGCGCGTGGTGTACGCCCCGATTTCGTGCCGCCCAAGTATGTGGCTGAATCCGTGGTGGCCGGGCTTATCGAGCGTGGTGTGGGTCAGGGCACCAAGGTGCTTATCCCCCGGGCCAGGGTTGCCCGCGAAGTCCTGCCCGAGGAACTCTCCAAGGCCGGTGCGGATGTGACCGTTCTGCCCGTCTACGAGACAGGGCTGAACGAGGACGGCCCCGAGGAGCTTGTCGCCAAGCTGGATGCCGGTGATATTGACTATGTCACCTTCACCAGCTCGAGCACGGTCGAGAATTTCTTCCAGCTCCTTGCTCCGGAGAAGCTGAAGCAGTATCCAGATGTGAAGCTGGCCTGCATTGGCCCGGTGACCGCGAAGACCTTGGCCGAATACGGGTTCACACCTGATATTCAGCCCGAGGACTACACCATTCCGGCTCTGGCTGCGGCCCTGGCCAACGATTAG
- the purN gene encoding phosphoribosylglycinamide formyltransferase — protein MALKLAVLVSGGGSNLQSIIDRIEDGALDAEIKLVLSNKPDAYGLTRAEKHGLPSVALDHTAYESREAFDAAMVEKINACGADIVVLAGFMRLLTSVFINAFKTIVNIHPALLPSFAGCHGQRDAADYGVKISGATVHFVDEIMDHGPVIVQAAVPVLSGEDGDALGARILEFEHRIYPQALQWLAEGRVTVKDRHVFVADAGKPKAPITKPGLVNPPLEEGF, from the coding sequence ATGGCCCTGAAATTGGCAGTCCTGGTGTCCGGAGGCGGTTCCAATCTGCAGTCCATCATCGATCGTATCGAGGATGGCGCTCTGGATGCCGAGATCAAGCTTGTGCTGTCCAATAAACCGGATGCGTATGGATTGACCCGCGCCGAAAAGCACGGGCTGCCTTCAGTTGCTCTGGACCACACGGCTTATGAGTCGCGTGAGGCTTTCGACGCTGCCATGGTGGAAAAGATCAATGCCTGCGGAGCGGATATCGTGGTGCTGGCCGGATTCATGCGTCTGTTGACCTCGGTTTTCATCAATGCCTTCAAGACCATCGTCAACATTCATCCTGCCTTGTTGCCCAGTTTCGCAGGGTGCCATGGGCAGCGTGATGCAGCGGACTACGGGGTCAAGATTTCAGGGGCCACCGTGCACTTTGTGGACGAAATCATGGATCATGGCCCTGTGATCGTTCAGGCAGCGGTGCCGGTCCTTTCCGGCGAGGACGGCGATGCTCTCGGGGCGCGTATTCTGGAATTTGAGCACCGTATCTATCCTCAGGCCCTGCAGTGGTTGGCCGAAGGCAGGGTGACGGTCAAAGACCGTCACGTCTTTGTGGCGGATGCGGGCAAGCCCAAGGCCCCAATCACCAAGCCTGGGTTGGTCAATCCGCCTCTGGAAGAGGGGTTCTAG
- the amrA gene encoding AmmeMemoRadiSam system protein A, translating into MAEQFQFSLTDEEKQALKDLVRLSIASRLFPQQGIASPVAPNDKLKQPFGAFVTLHLDDNLRGCIGHVVGDAPLWDTIWEMAQAAAFQDPRFSPLQEQEFEQLELEISILSPLTQCTDPALVEVGRHGLLINHAGRSGLLLPQVPVEWNWSREQFLAQTCHKAGLPPDTWRDPKASIFWFEAEVF; encoded by the coding sequence ATGGCGGAGCAATTTCAGTTTAGTCTGACGGATGAGGAAAAACAGGCCCTCAAGGACCTTGTTCGTCTTTCCATCGCCAGCCGTTTGTTCCCGCAGCAGGGAATCGCCTCTCCCGTGGCCCCCAACGACAAGCTCAAGCAGCCTTTTGGCGCCTTTGTGACCCTGCATCTGGACGACAACCTTCGGGGCTGTATCGGGCATGTGGTAGGTGACGCCCCGCTTTGGGATACCATATGGGAGATGGCTCAGGCCGCAGCCTTCCAGGACCCTCGTTTTTCTCCATTGCAAGAGCAGGAGTTTGAGCAACTCGAATTGGAGATTTCCATCCTTTCTCCATTGACGCAGTGCACCGACCCCGCGCTGGTGGAGGTTGGGCGCCACGGACTGCTGATCAACCATGCCGGGCGTTCAGGGTTGCTTCTGCCCCAGGTGCCGGTGGAATGGAATTGGAGCCGAGAGCAATTCCTGGCTCAGACGTGCCATAAGGCGGGCTTGCCTCCCGACACCTGGCGTGACCCCAAGGCCTCGATTTTCTGGTTTGAAGCCGAGGTCTTTTAG
- a CDS encoding HU family DNA-binding protein: MFTKAQFIETLKDELPEVFPTKAAAEKAFDKFCSVIADKLHAGGRLRLPGVGSFTVSERAARTGRNPQTGKAIKIPARKVVKFSVAKGLKDSL, from the coding sequence ATGTTCACCAAAGCTCAGTTTATCGAGACCCTGAAGGATGAGCTGCCAGAAGTTTTTCCTACCAAGGCGGCGGCCGAGAAGGCTTTTGACAAATTTTGCTCGGTGATTGCCGACAAGCTGCATGCCGGTGGTCGCCTGCGTCTGCCCGGGGTTGGTTCTTTTACCGTCTCTGAGCGTGCCGCTCGCACTGGCCGCAATCCCCAGACGGGTAAAGCCATCAAGATCCCCGCTCGTAAAGTTGTGAAATTCTCTGTCGCCAAGGGTCTCAAAGACAGCCTGTAG
- a CDS encoding RNA methyltransferase — protein sequence MLDNLTIVLFNPKFPENIGSAARACVNMGCANIIAVTPRNWNLDKAALLATTKGAEILRNMRIENDLPTALAGFSHVYGTTARIGGWRKGLLSPAKAAVKINEQRAQGGIAIVFGPEDRGLTNAETEICHDLITIPTVPEASSLNLAQAVLVVLYECFARSMESRSSAPPQPSASNLTTHEEQELLFGTMQETLLCIDYIKQDNSDYWMLPIRRFLTRSPLKRLEFNMLMGVCRQVKWIADKARGQALPETNTPSDDSK from the coding sequence ATGCTGGATAATCTAACCATCGTCCTATTTAATCCCAAGTTCCCCGAAAACATCGGCAGCGCTGCCCGTGCCTGCGTGAATATGGGCTGCGCCAACATCATTGCCGTGACCCCGCGCAATTGGAACCTGGACAAAGCCGCCCTGCTGGCCACCACCAAGGGCGCTGAAATCCTGCGCAACATGCGCATCGAAAACGACCTGCCCACAGCCCTGGCAGGCTTCTCCCATGTGTATGGGACCACGGCGCGCATCGGCGGCTGGCGCAAGGGGCTACTCTCACCGGCCAAGGCTGCTGTAAAAATCAATGAGCAGCGCGCCCAAGGCGGCATTGCCATTGTCTTTGGCCCCGAAGATCGCGGCCTGACCAATGCAGAGACAGAAATCTGCCATGATCTGATCACCATCCCCACCGTGCCCGAGGCCAGCTCCCTGAACCTGGCCCAGGCAGTACTTGTCGTGCTGTATGAATGCTTTGCACGCTCCATGGAAAGTCGGAGCAGCGCCCCGCCACAACCGTCCGCGTCCAATCTGACCACCCACGAGGAACAGGAACTGCTGTTTGGCACCATGCAGGAGACATTGCTCTGTATCGACTACATCAAGCAGGACAACTCGGACTACTGGATGTTGCCCATACGTCGCTTTCTAACCCGCAGCCCCTTGAAGCGCCTTGAATTCAACATGCTCATGGGAGTCTGTCGTCAGGTCAAATGGATTGCGGACAAGGCTCGGGGGCAGGCCCTTCCCGAAACAAACACCCCCTCTGATGATTCAAAATAA
- the ychF gene encoding redox-regulated ATPase YchF, which translates to MGLSIGIVGLPNVGKSTLFNALTKAQNAASANYPFCTIEPNKAVVPVPDERLGKLTELVKPQRVLHSTVDFVDIAGLVKGASKGEGLGNKFLANIRESNAILHVVRCFEDDDVVHVDGSVDPARDIDVIETELIMADVQSLENRVERMSKQLKGDKTLGPKLEMGRKMLAHLNELQPISSFPERDTTVARELIREMAMITAKNVIYCCNVDEDTLTEDNASVAAVRELAEQRGAEVLKINAKMEEDFVGLEESEIDEFLESYGVTESGLTKIIRRGFHSLGLISYFTAGVKEVRAWTIEDGFTGPQAAGVIHTDFERGFIRAEVIAYDDYVANGTEAACRAKGVLRVEGKDYVVKDGDVMHFLFNV; encoded by the coding sequence ATGGGACTCAGTATAGGTATCGTCGGACTCCCCAACGTCGGCAAGTCCACCCTGTTTAATGCGCTGACCAAGGCGCAGAACGCCGCCAGCGCGAACTACCCCTTCTGCACCATCGAGCCCAACAAGGCCGTAGTACCCGTGCCCGATGAACGACTGGGCAAGCTGACCGAACTGGTCAAGCCCCAGCGCGTGCTGCACTCCACGGTGGATTTCGTGGACATCGCCGGATTGGTCAAAGGGGCCAGCAAGGGTGAAGGTCTGGGCAACAAGTTCCTGGCCAATATCCGCGAATCCAACGCCATCCTGCACGTGGTGCGCTGCTTCGAGGATGACGACGTGGTGCACGTGGACGGTAGTGTCGACCCCGCCCGCGACATCGACGTCATCGAAACCGAGCTGATCATGGCTGACGTGCAAAGCCTGGAAAACCGCGTTGAGCGCATGTCCAAGCAACTCAAGGGTGACAAGACCCTTGGGCCCAAGCTGGAGATGGGCAGGAAGATGCTGGCGCATCTGAACGAGTTGCAGCCGATTTCCAGCTTTCCCGAACGCGACACCACCGTCGCCCGCGAACTGATCAGGGAAATGGCGATGATCACCGCCAAGAACGTCATCTACTGCTGCAACGTGGACGAGGACACCCTGACCGAAGACAATGCCTCTGTCGCAGCGGTTCGCGAACTGGCTGAGCAGCGCGGTGCCGAAGTCCTGAAGATCAACGCCAAAATGGAAGAAGATTTCGTGGGACTGGAAGAAAGCGAAATCGACGAGTTCCTGGAAAGTTACGGCGTCACTGAATCCGGCCTGACCAAAATCATCCGCCGGGGCTTCCACTCCCTGGGACTGATCAGCTACTTCACCGCCGGGGTCAAGGAAGTCCGCGCCTGGACCATCGAAGACGGTTTTACCGGCCCTCAGGCCGCTGGCGTGATCCACACGGACTTCGAGCGTGGTTTCATCCGGGCCGAGGTCATTGCCTACGACGATTATGTTGCCAATGGCACTGAGGCCGCCTGCCGTGCCAAGGGTGTGTTGCGCGTGGAAGGCAAGGACTACGTCGTCAAGGATGGCGATGTGATGCATTTCCTCTTCAACGTCTAG
- the aroC gene encoding chorismate synthase gives MSGSTFGSIFTLTTFGESHGPGLGGVVDGCPAGIALDEALIQRELDRRKPGQGVASTARKESDRVEILSGVFEGRSTGTPIGFLVRNEDQRSRDYSKIMDVYRPGHADLTYDAKYGVRDYRGGGRSSGRETVSRVAGGAVAGAFLASVGIEVTAYTLELGGIRAQVNDPWGAQDRPFFAPQDEIVAEWEQRVAAVKSEGDTLGGIVEVIARGVPAGLGEPVFDKLDARLASALMSVGAVKAVEIGSGLDAARSLGSVNNDPILADGFASNNAGGILGGLSSGQEIVVRAAVKPIPSIAKEQTTRTAQGGETAIRIGGRHDIAAIPRINPVLKAMAMLTLADMLLLQRRMGRS, from the coding sequence ATGAGTGGAAGCACATTCGGATCGATCTTTACACTGACCACCTTTGGCGAGTCCCATGGCCCCGGATTGGGGGGCGTGGTGGACGGTTGCCCGGCGGGTATTGCCCTTGATGAAGCCTTGATCCAGCGCGAGTTGGACCGACGCAAGCCCGGCCAGGGAGTGGCCTCCACGGCCCGCAAGGAGAGCGATCGAGTGGAGATTCTATCCGGCGTGTTCGAGGGGCGCAGCACCGGAACGCCCATCGGCTTTCTGGTGCGCAACGAGGATCAGCGCTCGCGCGATTATTCCAAAATCATGGATGTTTATCGTCCCGGGCATGCGGACTTGACCTACGATGCCAAGTACGGCGTGCGGGACTATCGCGGTGGTGGTCGTTCATCGGGGCGTGAGACCGTGTCTCGCGTGGCTGGTGGTGCCGTGGCTGGTGCTTTTCTGGCTTCCGTGGGGATTGAAGTTACGGCTTACACATTGGAATTGGGCGGTATTCGTGCCCAGGTCAACGATCCGTGGGGTGCGCAGGACCGTCCGTTCTTTGCGCCACAGGATGAAATTGTTGCCGAGTGGGAGCAGCGTGTCGCAGCGGTCAAGAGCGAAGGCGATACTCTGGGGGGTATTGTGGAGGTCATTGCCCGAGGCGTACCAGCCGGTCTGGGTGAACCTGTGTTTGACAAGCTGGACGCCCGGTTGGCCTCTGCCTTGATGAGCGTAGGCGCGGTCAAGGCTGTGGAGATTGGTTCCGGGCTGGATGCAGCCAGGTCCTTGGGCAGTGTCAACAATGACCCTATCCTGGCCGATGGTTTTGCTTCCAACAATGCCGGGGGCATCCTTGGTGGCCTTTCCAGTGGGCAGGAGATTGTGGTTCGGGCTGCAGTGAAGCCTATCCCCTCTATTGCCAAGGAACAGACGACCCGCACGGCCCAAGGCGGCGAGACGGCAATTCGTATTGGTGGTCGCCATGATATCGCAGCCATCCCGCGTATCAATCCGGTACTCAAGGCCATGGCCATGCTGACGCTTGCCGATATGCTGCTTTTGCAACGCCGTATGGGACGTTCGTAA
- a CDS encoding efflux RND transporter permease subunit, whose protein sequence is MRPVVRFTLAQTVFFNLIFVLLIVAGAFSVMQLPVERYPLVNFGKVFITTFYPGASSTDVESLVTRKLEDALEDLEDVEFIDSSSSHETSLLVVKFMDDTDYDGLYDELRFKVLSMLDELPDDVDPPKFTLITTSDWLPVVSINLVGERNNRALTLMAEELKVPLSQISGVQEVKLQGEYQREFHVYLEPDRMAALGVTFNQVADALQNANLSIPAGDYTNESGDFVVRVDEKFRTRDQVMDTVIRSDQDGSFVTVADVASRAEVGYRDPSVIASVNGQDCVTLKIIKTESGNALDIKEQVDAILADFAPALKQEGAQAVLTQDSTSYINDSMNTLGWNMFVGILLVCGIIWYFMGFRNAALTTVGIPFSFLVTMILMWLTDNSLNEITLFSFVLVSGIIVDDAIVVVENIYRHVQEGVPLKDAIVNGTSEVMIPVISATMTTVAAFLPMLIMTGPTGEFFALIPKAVAFAIVASLIECLFILPLHYFDWGPRPKKNATKASLLEEDNALLRVLRRWTDRLIAITMRWRISSLMIVLATFIVAIVIMGVSVSGVAPLIRIKFFPDDYNLYYAFIEGPASTNIEESSTKAKEISRWVMEDGPGKARSAAAFAGFTIDEDYQQVWGSNYGTVMVTLPEKANRDFDDPLAHLETMRNRLKKQFETDGIRITVRAEKDGPPSGKDVNVRVVGTNEESIQGLAGAIMNLLRTDQELAPSLTQLDDGLGQSQRVFRLAVDHKRAHEFGLNSGDVALMAGSVLDGRFVGKYRLTDEEVDLKLRIAPESLPTPEDSLRIPLLEHPSGPVRLGDITIPSAYNEPGELSRYKGQRCQTITANIKPGAQTSSAVVVNRVTGLYNELRTKFPGATLAFGGGHEDTKRSYISLTYAFGIAMLIIYLILATQFKSYLQPTIILSAVVFSLIGVIFGKLFTQSLFTVNSFIAVVGVTGVVVNDSLVLIDFINKGYQSGLTRRQAIEQGIRIRLRPILLTTLTTSLGLLPMALGIPSYSLVWGTMASTFVTGLATATFLTLFIVPVEWDLLMGLKERLQRRKDARNAQNENSPKAA, encoded by the coding sequence GGCCCAAACGGTCTTTTTCAACCTCATCTTCGTGCTGCTCATCGTGGCGGGCGCGTTCTCCGTGATGCAACTGCCCGTGGAACGCTATCCCCTGGTGAACTTCGGCAAGGTCTTCATTACGACCTTCTATCCCGGCGCATCCAGCACGGATGTTGAATCCCTTGTCACCCGCAAGCTCGAGGATGCCCTCGAGGACCTGGAAGATGTCGAATTCATCGATTCAAGTTCCTCGCATGAGACTTCACTGCTCGTGGTCAAATTCATGGACGACACAGACTACGACGGGCTCTACGACGAGCTGAGATTCAAGGTCCTGTCCATGCTGGACGAACTCCCGGACGACGTGGACCCGCCAAAGTTTACCCTGATCACGACCTCGGATTGGCTACCCGTGGTCTCCATCAACCTTGTGGGAGAACGCAATAATCGGGCGCTGACTCTCATGGCCGAAGAACTCAAGGTTCCACTCTCCCAAATCAGCGGCGTGCAGGAAGTCAAGCTCCAAGGCGAATACCAGCGCGAATTCCATGTCTATCTCGAGCCTGATCGCATGGCTGCGCTGGGCGTGACCTTCAACCAGGTCGCCGACGCCCTCCAAAACGCCAACCTCTCCATTCCGGCCGGAGACTACACCAACGAATCCGGTGATTTCGTGGTGCGGGTGGATGAAAAATTCAGGACCCGCGATCAGGTCATGGACACAGTGATCCGCAGTGATCAGGACGGCTCTTTCGTCACCGTGGCCGATGTGGCTTCGCGCGCCGAGGTAGGCTACCGCGACCCATCGGTCATTGCCTCGGTTAACGGCCAGGACTGCGTGACCCTGAAAATCATCAAGACCGAATCGGGCAATGCCTTGGACATCAAGGAGCAAGTGGACGCCATCCTGGCCGACTTCGCCCCGGCGCTGAAACAGGAGGGGGCCCAGGCCGTACTGACGCAGGACTCCACCTCCTACATCAACGATTCCATGAACACCCTGGGCTGGAACATGTTCGTGGGAATCTTACTGGTCTGCGGTATCATCTGGTATTTCATGGGCTTCCGAAACGCGGCCCTGACCACGGTGGGTATCCCCTTTTCCTTCCTGGTGACCATGATCCTGATGTGGCTCACGGACAACTCGCTCAACGAAATCACGTTGTTCTCATTCGTTCTGGTCTCGGGCATCATTGTGGACGATGCCATCGTGGTGGTGGAAAATATCTATCGCCATGTGCAGGAAGGCGTCCCGCTCAAGGATGCCATCGTCAATGGCACTTCGGAAGTCATGATCCCGGTCATTTCGGCCACCATGACAACGGTTGCGGCATTTTTGCCCATGCTGATCATGACCGGCCCCACGGGCGAATTCTTTGCGCTCATCCCTAAAGCCGTGGCCTTTGCCATCGTGGCTTCACTCATTGAATGTCTGTTTATCCTGCCCCTGCATTATTTCGACTGGGGCCCGCGCCCCAAGAAAAACGCCACCAAAGCCTCCCTGCTTGAGGAAGACAACGCCCTGCTGCGCGTGCTCAGGCGCTGGACGGATCGACTTATTGCCATAACCATGCGTTGGAGAATCTCCAGCCTGATGATCGTGCTGGCAACCTTCATCGTGGCCATCGTCATCATGGGAGTCTCCGTATCGGGAGTAGCACCGCTGATTCGCATCAAGTTCTTCCCCGATGATTACAACCTTTATTATGCCTTTATTGAAGGTCCTGCTTCCACCAACATCGAAGAAAGTTCGACCAAGGCCAAGGAAATCTCTCGCTGGGTCATGGAAGACGGACCGGGCAAGGCACGTTCTGCCGCAGCCTTTGCCGGTTTCACCATCGATGAGGATTACCAACAGGTCTGGGGGTCCAACTACGGCACCGTCATGGTGACCTTGCCCGAAAAGGCAAATCGCGACTTTGACGACCCCTTGGCGCACCTGGAAACCATGCGCAACCGTCTCAAGAAGCAGTTCGAAACGGACGGCATCCGCATCACCGTACGCGCGGAAAAAGACGGCCCTCCCTCGGGCAAAGACGTCAATGTGCGAGTGGTGGGAACCAACGAGGAATCCATTCAAGGTCTGGCCGGAGCCATCATGAACCTGCTGCGCACAGACCAGGAACTGGCCCCGAGCCTGACACAGCTTGACGACGGCCTTGGGCAATCCCAACGGGTCTTCCGGCTCGCAGTTGACCACAAACGAGCCCATGAATTCGGTCTGAATTCCGGGGACGTGGCCCTCATGGCCGGCTCGGTGCTGGACGGACGCTTCGTGGGCAAGTACCGCCTGACCGACGAAGAAGTGGACCTGAAGCTGCGCATCGCACCCGAAAGCCTGCCCACGCCCGAGGATTCCCTGCGTATCCCCCTGTTGGAACATCCATCCGGACCGGTTCGGTTGGGCGACATCACCATCCCCTCGGCCTACAACGAACCAGGCGAGTTAAGCCGCTACAAAGGACAACGCTGCCAAACCATTACAGCCAACATCAAGCCCGGTGCTCAGACGTCTTCAGCCGTTGTGGTTAACCGGGTCACCGGTTTGTACAACGAATTGCGCACCAAGTTCCCGGGAGCGACTTTGGCCTTTGGCGGTGGGCATGAAGACACCAAACGCTCATACATCTCACTGACTTACGCCTTCGGCATTGCCATGCTGATCATCTATCTGATCCTGGCCACGCAGTTCAAATCATACCTGCAGCCCACGATCATCCTCTCTGCTGTTGTTTTCTCCCTCATCGGAGTCATCTTCGGCAAGCTGTTCACCCAGTCACTCTTTACGGTCAACAGCTTCATTGCCGTCGTGGGAGTGACCGGCGTGGTCGTCAACGACTCGCTGGTGCTCATCGACTTCATCAATAAAGGCTACCAGAGTGGCCTGACCCGCCGTCAGGCCATCGAGCAAGGCATTCGCATCCGGCTCCGGCCCATCCTGCTGACGACACTGACGACATCTCTGGGCCTGTTGCCCATGGCGCTGGGCATCCCGAGCTACTCTCTGGTCTGGGGCACAATGGCCTCGACCTTTGTCACGGGCCTGGCCACGGCAACCTTCCTGACCCTGTTCATCGTGCCCGTTGAATGGGACCTGCTCATGGGACTGAAAGAACGACTGCAGCGTCGCAAAGACGCCAGGAATGCACAAAACGAGAATTCACCAAAGGCAGCCTAA